A region of Colletotrichum higginsianum IMI 349063 chromosome 10, whole genome shotgun sequence DNA encodes the following proteins:
- a CDS encoding FAD dependent oxidoreductase has product MPSDPTAAAAEPAPSSILIIGSGVFGLTTAYELAQRPRYASTAITVLDRSPVPGPSEDAASVDSSRIIRADYADPAYARLAAEAQTEWRKTENPSDLGAEGRYSQSGLCLVADPTPTASSAYSSSPSPSSETVNTNAQAKQKAKKTSLEYVRESYNNVVSLAGRDGDKIIKELPTPTAIKGFLGTPIAPGTWGYINPLAGWADAGAAMSYLAAKVQALQRVRFASGTATHLNYSSDRTTVTGATLDDGSVLSADLVIVAAGAWTGQLVDLSGQAIATGQAVGYIDITPSELEVLRKMPVTLNFSTGLFMIPPAGLQLKVARHAFGYLNPTPIPHPSPLSPSSARSTVSLPATHLTDPRLKFPKEGEAALRQAVRTIVPIPAIHDRPFVQTRLCWYTDTQSGDFLVCHHPEAKNLFVATGGSGHGFKFLPVLGREIVNVLEGHGDEVFTEKWRWREVASKANATNLYEHIMTEDGSRGGIPGLLLKQEQAKL; this is encoded by the coding sequence ATGCCCTCCGACCccacggcagcggcggcggagccaGCGCCGTCTTCGATCCTTATCATCGGCTCCGGCGTCTTCGGCCTTACAACTGCCTACGAGCTCGCCCAGCGCCCGCGCTACGCCTCCACTgccatcaccgtcctcgACCGCTCCCCCGTCCCCGGTCCCAGCGAGGACGCCGCCTCTGTCGATTCTTCCCGTATCATCCGCGCAGACTACGCCGACCCAGCCTacgcccgcctcgccgccgaggcccagaCCGAGTGGCGCAAGACCGAGAACCCTTCcgatctcggcgccgagggccgaTACAGCCAGTCCGGCCTCTGCCTCGTTGCGGACCCGACCCcgaccgcctcctccgcctactcctcctccccctccccctcgtcgGAGACGGTCAACACAAACGCCCAGGCCAagcagaaggccaagaagaccTCGCTTGAGTATGTCCGCGAGAGCTACAACAACGTCGTCTCCCTGGCCGGCAGGGACGGCGACAAGATCATCAAGGAGCTGCCCACGCCCACCGCCATTAAAGGGTTCCTCGGCACGCCCATCGCGCCGGGTACGTGGGGCTACATCAACCCGCTCGCCGGCTgggccgacgccggcgccgccatgtCCTACCTTGCCGCTAAGGTCCAGGCTCTCCAACGCGTGCGCTTCGCCTCCGGCACCGCGACCCACCTGAACTACAGCTCGGACAGGACGACGGTCACGGGCGCAACGCTTGACGACGGCAGCGTGCTCTcggccgacctcgtcatCGTTGCCGCGGGCGCCTGGACCGGCCAGCTCGTTGACCTCTCCGGACAGGCCATCGCCACGGGCCAGGCGGTGGGCTACATAGACATCACACCGTCGGAGCTTGAGGTCCTCCGTAAGATGCCCGTCACCCTCAACTTCAGCACAGGCCTCTTCATGATTCCCCCCGCGGGTCTCCAACTCAAGGTCGCCCGCCACGCCTTTGGCTACCTCAACCCGACACCCATCCCTCACCCTTCGCCCTTGTCTCCGTCCTCCGCCAGGTCCACCGTCTCCCTCCCCGCGACGCATCTCACGGATCCGAGGCTCAAGTTCcccaaggagggcgaggccgcACTGCGCCAAGCCGTCCGTACCATCGTGCCCATCCCCGCCATCCACGACCGCCCCTTCGTCCAAACCCGTTTGTGCTGGTACACCGACACCCAGTCGGGCGATTTCCTCGTCTGCCACCACCCAGAGGCTAAGAACCTCTTCGTTGCAACGGGTGGCAGCGGCCACGGGTTCAAGTTCTTGCCCGTGCTGGGCCGCGAGATTGTCAACGTGCTCGAGGGGCATGGTGATGAGGTTTTCACTGAGAAATGGCGGTGGAGGGAGGTTGCGAGCAAGGCGAACGCGACGAATTTGTATGAACACATCATGACTGAGGATGGGAGCAGAGGAGGAATTCCTGGACTATTGCTGAAGCAAGAGCAAGCCAAGTTGTAG
- a CDS encoding TATA-box-binding protein — MEAIQTHPTSAAQAKAFTAPGSLSFPGGAHELPPAPVVNGDKAPVNGQAPVANGQQGANGTGVTPATPAATPAATQGGSGLTPTLQNIVATVNLDCRLDLKTIALHARNAEYNPKRFAAVIMRIREPKTTALIFASGKMVVTGAKSEDDSKLASRKYARIIQKLGFNAKFTDFKIQNIVGSCDIKFPIRLEGLASRHHNFSSYEPELFPGLIYRMIKPKIVLLIFVSGKIVLTGAKVREEIYQAFEMIYPVLQDFRKV, encoded by the exons ATGGAGGCAATTCAAACCCATCCCACCAGCGCTGCGCAGGCCAAGGCTTTCACCGCACCTGGATCTCTCTCCTTCCCTGGTGGCGCCCACGAGCTTCCTCCTGCCCCTGTTGTCAACGGCGATAAGGCGCCAGTCAATGGACAGGCGCCCGTCGCAAACGGCCAGCAGGGCGCAAACGGTACCGGGGTGACTCCCGCGACACCCGCTgcgacgcccgccgccacaCAAGGTGGCAGCGGCTTGACTCCTACGTTGCA GAATATCGTTGCCACGGTCAACCTCGATTGCCGCTTGGACCTCAAGACGATTGCCCTGCACGCGAGAAACGCAGAGTACAACCCCAAG CGTTTCGCTGCTGTCATCATGCGTATTCGCGAGCCCAAGACCACGGCTCTGATCTTCGCCTCTGGCAAGATGGTTGTCACTGGTGCTAAGTCCGAGGATGACTCGAAGCTTGCCTCGCGAAAGTACGCCCGTATCATTCAGAAATTGGGATTCAACGCCAAGTTCACGGACTTCAAGATCCAGAACATTGTCGGCTCCTGCGACATCAAATTCCCCATCCGCTTGGAGGGGCTGGCCTCGCGCCATCACAACTTCAGCTCCTATGAGCCCGAGCTGTTCCCTGGTCTTATCTACCGCATGATCAAGCCGAAGATTGTGCTTCTCATCTTCGTCAGTGGCAAGATCGTCCTCACCGGTGCCAAGGTTCGCGAGGAGATTTACCAAGCCTTCGAGATGATCTACCCTGTGCTTCAGG ATTTCCGCAAAGTATAA